In bacterium, the DNA window GCCCAACGCACCGTTTAAGTCTAGTGCCATCCGCCGCTTACTCGCACGCGCCGCCGGGTGATACCGGCCGCCGCGGTCCGAGCGGCGCCGCGCGGGAGGTGGAGCCGAGCGTGTTGGTCCGGGAACGTCCGCCGGCGGACAAGCGAAGGGCCGCCCCGAAGGGCGGCCCTTGGCGTTGGTTCGCTTGATCGAGCGCGCGGATCAGAGGCCGAGGATCAGCTTGAGGTAGACGGCCTTGATCGCGGTGAGGCGGTTCCCCGCCTCCTGGAAGATCACCGAGCGCGGATGGTCGCAGACTTCGTCCGTGACTTCCTCGCCGCGGTGGGCCGGCAGGCAGTGCATGAAGACCGCCGTCGGCTTGGCGAGCCCGAAGACCTTCTCGTTGACCTGGTAGGGACGGAAGATCTTGTTCTTCTGCTCGGCTTCCTTCTCCTGGCCCATCGAGGCCCAGACGTCGGTGTAGACCGCGTCGGCGCCCGTCACGGCCGTCTCGAGGCACTGGGTGTACTCGATCGTCGCGCCGTTCTTGGAGGCGAGTTCGCGCGCCTTGTCCGTGATCCGGGCGTTCGGCTCGAAGCCGCGCGGCCCGCAGACGACGACGTGCATCCCCATCAGGGCGCCGCCGAGCATCAGCGAGTGGGCCACGTTGTTGCCGTCGCCGACGAAGGCCAGCTTCAGGCCCTGCAGGCGGCCGAACTTCTCCTTGAGGGTGATGAAGTCGGCGGTCATCTGGCAGGGGTGGAGCTCGTCGGTGAGGAGGTTGACCACCGGCTTGCTCGACCAGCGCGCCATCTCCTCGACGAGGGTCTGGCTGAACGTGCGCATCGCGATCACGTCCACCCAGTTCTCGAGGTTCTTGGCCACGTCGTGGACCGACTCGCGCACGCCGATCTTCCCCATCTCCGGGGTCTGCGTCAGGGCGCTGCCGCCGAGCTGGTTCATGCCGACTTCGCAGGTCACGCGCGTGCGCAGCGACTGCTTTTCGAAGTAGAGGAACGCGGTGCGGTTGCGCAGCGCGTCCTTGTACTGCTCGGGATTCGCCTTGGCCTTGAGGCCGAGGTCGATCAGCGCCGCGAGTTCCTCGGCGCTGTGGTTCCATTCAGCCACGAAGTGCTTCATGTCGCTTCCTCGACCCGCGGGGGCGGTCACTCGGGGACGACCCAAGTGCCGCCGTGTCCGCGGAGGGCGTCGGCCAGCACGCGCACGGAGCAGATCAGCGCGCTGTGGCCGGACTTTTCGACGACGTCCAAGGCCGCTTCGACCTTGGGGCCCATGCTGCCGGGGGGGAACTGCCCTTCGGCCATCAACTGACGGGCCTCGCGCGGCGTCATCCGGTCGATCGGCGCGGCGCGGTCGGTGCCGTAGTCCTTCTCCACCCGGTCCACGTTCGTCAGGATGACGAAGACGCTCGCCCCGACCTCGCGCGCGAGCAGCGCCGAGGAGCGGTCCTTGTCGATGACCGCCTCGACGCCCGCGAGCCCGCCGTCGGGAGTGCGCGTCACGGGAATGCCGCCGCCGCCGGCGGCGACGACGACGTGCCCGGTGTCCAGCAGGCAGCGCATCGCCTCGACGCCGTGGACCTTCCGCGGCTCGGGCGAGGCGACGACGCGCCGCCAACCTTGGTCTTGAAGAACCATCTTCCACCCGTCGCGTTCCTGGAACCCCTTCGCGATGTGCGGCGGGTAGTACGGCCCGATCGGCTTCGTCGGCTTGTTGAAAGCGGGATCGTCGGCGTCCACCTCGGTCACCGTCAGCAGCACGGAGACGAGGTTGGGCAACCCCTGCGCGGCGAACTCGGAGCGGATCGCCGTCTCGAGGAAGTAGCCGATGATCCCCTGCGAGCCGGCGCCGCAGGTGTCCAAGGACCAGGCCGGAACCTGGTTGCGTCCGGCCTCGACTTGGATCAGCAGGTGTCCCACCTGCGGACCGTTGCCGTGGACCAGAAGCAGCCTGTGGTCCCGCGAGAGGTCGGCGACGACCTTGGCGAAGGCCGCCGCCTCCCTCATCTGGTCAGCCTGGTTGCCGTCGGAACCGCGCGGCGTGAGCGCGTTGCCCCCGAACGCAATCAGAGCGATCGGCAGGTCACGCTTGTCCTGGCTGGCCACAACGTCACCGGCGAGCCTTCGCGATGATCGGCTTGAGCACCTCGGCGAGGTCGGGCTGGCCCTTCTCTTCGAGGTCGTAGGTCACGCGGACGGCCGGCTTGGGGAACGTGCAGAGGCGGCGCAGGTCGATCGGGGTGCCGATGATGAACGCGTCGACGTGCGGCGCGGCGGCGTTGATCGTCTCCTGCAGGTCGGCCACCTGCTGGTCGCTGTAGCCCATGGCGGGCAGGACCTTGCCGGTGTCGGGGTACTTCTCGTAGGTCGCCTTGATCGACTTCACGGCGTACGGCTTCGGGTCGACGATTTCCTTCGCGCCGTTCCGCTGGGCGGCGACGACGCCGGCGCCGATCTTCATGCCGCCGTGCGTGAGGGTCGGGCCGTCCTCGATCACGAGGACGCGCTTGCCGGCCACGGCCGACTTGTCTTCGAGGGTCACCGGGGACTCGGCCATGATGATCTTGGCGGTCGGGTTCATCGCGACGAGGTTCGCCTTGACCTGGGCGATCGCTTCCGGCGTCGCGGAGTCGATCTTGTTGACGACGAAGACGTCGGCCATGCGGCAGTTGGCCTCGCCGGGGTGGTACATCATCTCGTGGCCCGGACGGAGCGGGTCGGCGACGACGATGTGCAGGTCGGCGTGGTAGAACGGCAGGTCGTTGTTGCCGCCGTCCCACAGCACGACGTCCGCTTCCTTCTCGGCGGCGCGGAGGATGTCCGTGTAGTCGACGCCGGCGTAGATCACGGTGCCGGTCGTGACGTGCGGCTCGTACTCTTCGCGCTCTTCGATCGTGCACTTGTGGAAGTCCATGTCCTCGAGCTTCGCGAACCGCTGGCAGCGCTGCTTGGCCAGGTCGCCGTACGGCATCGGGTGACGGACGGCCACGACCTTCAGGCCCGCGTCGCGCAGGATCTTGGCGACCTTGCGGGTGGTCTGGCTCTTGCCGCAGCCGGTGCGCACGGCGCAGACGGCCACGACCGGCTTCGTGGACTTCACTTCGGTCTTCTTGGGGCCCATCAGGCGGTAGTCGGCGCCGGCCGCGAGCACGATGCTGCCGAGGTGCATCACCTGGTCGTGGGAGCGGTCGGAGTAGGCGAAGATGACTTCGTCGACGTCGTGCTCCTTGATCAGCTTCGGGAGCTCGCTCTCGTCGTAGATGGGAATGCCCTTCGGGTAGTTCTTGCCGGCCAGCTCGGTGGGGTACATGCGGCCGTCGATGTCGGGGATCTGGGTCGCGGTGAAGGCGACGACTTCGGTGTTTTCGCAGTCCCGGAGCGCGACGTTGAAGTTGTGGAAATCGCGCCCGGCGGCGCCGGCGATGATGACCTTCTTCTTAGCCATGACTTTCCCTCAACGCATCGGGCAGTCGAGACGCCCGACGCCGGGCCGGGGACCAAAATGTCCCGCTGCGCCCGCGGAGGCAGTGCACGAACCGGGTCGTTCGTAGGGGCCGGGACCCGGACGACCGGTAAAGTTCCGGCGGCGCGCGGGCAACTTTCGCGCTCGGCGCCGCAATCCCTTTTCTTGTCGTCGATGGTGAAGTCGAGCGGGTGAAACCCGCGATTCACCTGTGCGCGGCTAGTTTCATCCGCTCCGGGAAAAAGCGCAAGCCCGCGGGCCGCGGCGCCGTCGGACGCCGACCGCCGTCGTTCGCGGGCGTCCGGGCCCCGCCGCCGGTCAGTCCCCGACCATCCGCGCCAGATCGTCCTCGGACACGCCGAGCATGTCCGCCGCGCGGGCGTGGTCGCCTCGCGTCTCCTCGAGGGCGAGGGCCGCGCGGATGCGGGAGGCGCTGTCCGTCGCCGCCTTCAGCGTCGCGGCCAAGGGGCCGTCGAGCGGCGCGATCCGCGCCAGCGCCGCGCGGTCGGGATCCTCGACCCGCGAGCGGAGCTCGAAGTCGGACGGCTCGATGACGTCCCGCCCGGCGAGGACCACGGCGCGCTCGATCTCGTTCTCGAGCTCGCGCACGTTCCCCGGCCAGCGGTACTCGACGAGCCGCCGCCTCGCGTCGTCGGAGAAGCGGAGCCCGGCGCGCCCCATCGAGGCGGCCAGCTTCTCGAGGATCGCGTCGGCGATGATCGCGATGTCGCCCGGGCGCTCGCGCAGCGCGGGGAGCGCGATCGGCAGCACCGAGAGGCGGTAGTAGAGGTCCTCGCGGAAGCGGCGCGCAGCGACTTCTTCCTTGAGCCCGCGGTTCGTCGCGGCGACGATCCGCACGTCGGCCTTGCGCGTCCGCGTGCCGCCGATCCGGTCGTAGGTCTTCTCCTGCAGCAGCCGCAGGATCTTCGCCTGCAGCGGGAGCGGCATCTCGCCGATCTCGTCGAGGAACAGCGTGCCCC includes these proteins:
- the argF gene encoding ornithine carbamoyltransferase, which translates into the protein MKHFVAEWNHSAEELAALIDLGLKAKANPEQYKDALRNRTAFLYFEKQSLRTRVTCEVGMNQLGGSALTQTPEMGKIGVRESVHDVAKNLENWVDVIAMRTFSQTLVEEMARWSSKPVVNLLTDELHPCQMTADFITLKEKFGRLQGLKLAFVGDGNNVAHSLMLGGALMGMHVVVCGPRGFEPNARITDKARELASKNGATIEYTQCLETAVTGADAVYTDVWASMGQEKEAEQKNKIFRPYQVNEKVFGLAKPTAVFMHCLPAHRGEEVTDEVCDHPRSVIFQEAGNRLTAIKAVYLKLILGL
- a CDS encoding carbamate kinase: MASQDKRDLPIALIAFGGNALTPRGSDGNQADQMREAAAFAKVVADLSRDHRLLLVHGNGPQVGHLLIQVEAGRNQVPAWSLDTCGAGSQGIIGYFLETAIRSEFAAQGLPNLVSVLLTVTEVDADDPAFNKPTKPIGPYYPPHIAKGFQERDGWKMVLQDQGWRRVVASPEPRKVHGVEAMRCLLDTGHVVVAAGGGGIPVTRTPDGGLAGVEAVIDKDRSSALLAREVGASVFVILTNVDRVEKDYGTDRAAPIDRMTPREARQLMAEGQFPPGSMGPKVEAALDVVEKSGHSALICSVRVLADALRGHGGTWVVPE
- a CDS encoding cyclic 2,3-diphosphoglycerate synthase, with protein sequence MAKKKVIIAGAAGRDFHNFNVALRDCENTEVVAFTATQIPDIDGRMYPTELAGKNYPKGIPIYDESELPKLIKEHDVDEVIFAYSDRSHDQVMHLGSIVLAAGADYRLMGPKKTEVKSTKPVVAVCAVRTGCGKSQTTRKVAKILRDAGLKVVAVRHPMPYGDLAKQRCQRFAKLEDMDFHKCTIEEREEYEPHVTTGTVIYAGVDYTDILRAAEKEADVVLWDGGNNDLPFYHADLHIVVADPLRPGHEMMYHPGEANCRMADVFVVNKIDSATPEAIAQVKANLVAMNPTAKIIMAESPVTLEDKSAVAGKRVLVIEDGPTLTHGGMKIGAGVVAAQRNGAKEIVDPKPYAVKSIKATYEKYPDTGKVLPAMGYSDQQVADLQETINAAAPHVDAFIIGTPIDLRRLCTFPKPAVRVTYDLEEKGQPDLAEVLKPIIAKARR